From one Gemmobacter sp. genomic stretch:
- a CDS encoding IS1595 family transposase, giving the protein MAQKNAYLFRGRISERKFRDLLRLFAVDITADRAAVLTGLSHNTTAALDRLLRDRMAELAQDSCPFRGQVEIDESCFGPSRTHGHRGRGNPRKVPVFGILERGGRVHCQIVQNCSRSTLHAIIAGRVHLSAEVTTDGFRSYDGLVEAGFLRHHRINKYADPDHPVFSENGVHINGIESFWSYAKRRHQKFNGLRRSSFPAFLKETEFRFNTRDQNLYKTLLRSCRMKPLRQ; this is encoded by the coding sequence ATGGCTCAGAAAAACGCCTATCTGTTTCGGGGGAGAATCTCGGAGCGCAAGTTTCGGGATCTTCTGCGGTTGTTTGCGGTCGACATCACCGCGGACCGGGCTGCCGTGCTGACAGGTCTCAGCCACAACACGACCGCCGCGCTCGATCGCCTCCTGCGCGATCGCATGGCCGAACTGGCCCAGGACAGTTGCCCGTTCCGGGGCCAGGTCGAGATCGACGAAAGCTGTTTCGGCCCCAGCCGCACGCATGGCCACAGGGGGCGCGGCAATCCGCGCAAGGTGCCGGTCTTCGGCATCCTCGAGCGCGGGGGCCGCGTCCATTGCCAGATCGTGCAAAACTGTTCCAGATCAACGCTGCACGCCATCATCGCCGGCCGCGTCCACCTGTCCGCAGAGGTCACGACCGACGGCTTCCGCAGCTATGACGGTCTGGTCGAGGCGGGCTTCCTGCGCCATCACCGCATCAACAAATACGCCGATCCCGACCATCCCGTCTTCTCGGAGAACGGCGTTCACATCAACGGCATCGAGAGCTTCTGGAGCTACGCGAAACGGCGGCACCAGAAGTTCAACGGCCTGCGCAGATCAAGCTTCCCGGCCTTCCTCAAAGAGACCGAGTTCCGCTTCAACACACGCGACCAGAACCTCTACAAGACCCTCCTCAGATCTTGCAGAATGAAACCCCTCAGACAATGA
- a CDS encoding NYN domain-containing protein, translating into MPEPRAPRLCVLIDADNVPAGYAEALFEEIATLGEASVRRIYGDWSAQRLNKWAEKVAALGLVADQQFSNTKGKNASDIGLVIAAMDFLHSGLFDGFVLVSSDSDFTRLAARIREQGLDVYGIGEKKTPEAFRMACKRFIYVENLGPSEPARALTPLATPEPARPAAGGKEPPTGAIPLIVAAMRAIDPEGEWYSLGQIGQFITQANPDFDARTYGAPKLSDLMRKLPRFEVQQGPGGQLQARDIT; encoded by the coding sequence ATGCCCGAACCCCGCGCCCCGCGCCTGTGCGTGCTGATCGACGCCGACAACGTCCCCGCCGGCTATGCCGAGGCGCTGTTCGAGGAAATTGCCACGCTGGGCGAAGCCTCGGTGCGCCGCATCTATGGCGACTGGTCCGCGCAACGGCTGAACAAATGGGCGGAAAAGGTCGCGGCCCTTGGGCTGGTGGCCGACCAGCAGTTTTCCAACACCAAGGGCAAGAACGCCAGCGACATCGGCTTGGTGATCGCCGCGATGGATTTCCTGCATTCGGGGCTGTTCGACGGCTTTGTCCTGGTGTCGTCGGACAGCGATTTCACCCGTCTGGCCGCGCGGATCCGCGAACAGGGGCTGGATGTCTATGGCATCGGCGAGAAAAAGACGCCCGAGGCGTTCCGCATGGCCTGCAAGCGGTTCATCTATGTGGAAAACCTGGGGCCGTCGGAACCCGCGCGGGCGCTGACGCCGCTGGCAACGCCCGAACCCGCCCGCCCGGCCGCTGGCGGCAAGGAACCCCCGACGGGCGCCATCCCGCTGATCGTGGCCGCGATGCGCGCCATCGACCCCGAGGGCGAATGGTATTCGCTGGGCCAGATCGGCCAGTTCATCACCCAGGCCAACCCCGATTTCGATGCCCGCACCTATGGCGCCCCGAAACTGTCGGATCTGATGCGCAAGCTGCCCCGGTTCGAGGTGCAACAGGGCCCCGGCGGCCAGTTGCAGGCCCGCGACATCACCTGA
- a CDS encoding aminoacyl-tRNA deacylase, translating to MTATPGLRMLTAAGVAVSLHPYDYNRDADAIGLAAAQALGLDPALTLKTLMVEVDGRPACCVLPSDRQLSMKKVAAVFGGKQAEMMKPDKAERLTGYRVGGISPFGQKRAVPTAFETAPMLAPRVWINAGARGLLLGIAPADALRVTGGTQHALTP from the coding sequence ATGACCGCGACGCCGGGCCTGCGGATGCTGACCGCCGCCGGGGTGGCGGTCAGCCTGCATCCCTACGACTACAACCGCGATGCAGACGCCATCGGCCTGGCCGCCGCGCAGGCGCTGGGGCTGGATCCGGCCCTGACGCTGAAAACCCTGATGGTCGAGGTCGATGGCAGGCCCGCCTGCTGCGTGCTGCCATCGGACCGCCAGCTGTCGATGAAAAAGGTCGCCGCGGTCTTTGGCGGCAAGCAGGCCGAGATGATGAAACCCGACAAGGCGGAACGCCTGACCGGCTACCGGGTCGGCGGCATTTCCCCCTTTGGCCAGAAGCGCGCCGTTCCCACCGCGTTCGAGACCGCGCCCATGCTGGCCCCCCGCGTCTGGATCAATGCCGGCGCGCGCGGCCTGCTGCTGGGCATCGCGCCCGCCGATGCGCTACGTGTGACCGGCGGCACACAGCACGCCCTGACCCCCTGA
- the purL gene encoding phosphoribosylformylglycinamidine synthase subunit PurL — MSEPAITPELVASHGIKPDEWERLLGIIGRQPTFTELGIFSAMWNEHCSYKSSKRWLRTLPTSGPQVICGPGENAGVVDIGDGQAVIFKMESHNHPSYIEPHQGAATGVGGILRDVFTMGARPIAAMNALSFGLPSHPKTAHLVKGVVEGIGSYGNAFGVPTVGGEVRFHAAYNGNCLVNAFAAGLADADKIFYSKASGVGMPVVYLGAKTGRDGVGGATMASAEFDDTIEEKRPTVQVGDPFTEKRLLEACLELMASGAVISIQDMGAAGLTCSAVEMGDKGGLGIKLQLDHVPQRERGMNAYEMMLSESQERMLMVLKPEKEAEARAIFVKWDLDFAIVGETIPEDRFLILHGNEVKADLPLSKLSSNAPEYDRPWVETPAAAPLGPIPKADPMEALRALITSPSYAHKGWVWEQYDSQVGADTVVTPGLPAGVVRVHGTAKALAFTSDVTPRYVKANPFEGGKQAVAEAYRNLTAMGALPLATTDNLNFGNPEKPEIMGQFVGAIKGIGAAVAALDMPIVSGNVSLYNETDGRAILPTPTIGAVGLLATLDELIAGEPDTGDVALMIGASTGHLGQSALLAEFWGREDGDAPPVDLAAERRNGEFLRANRALVRAATDLSDGGLALAAFEMAEGAGVGIALDDGALPWLFGEDQARYLVACTVENAKALIEAASVAGVPVQPVGRFGGGYMRMGNAEAPLAELSRLYRGAFAAAIGDA; from the coding sequence ATGAGCGAACCCGCAATCACCCCCGAGCTTGTCGCCTCGCACGGCATCAAGCCCGACGAATGGGAACGCCTGCTGGGCATCATCGGCCGCCAGCCCACCTTTACCGAACTGGGCATCTTTTCGGCGATGTGGAACGAACATTGTTCCTACAAATCGTCCAAGCGCTGGCTGCGCACGCTGCCCACCTCCGGGCCCCAGGTGATCTGCGGCCCCGGCGAAAACGCGGGCGTGGTGGATATCGGCGATGGCCAGGCCGTCATCTTCAAGATGGAAAGCCACAACCACCCCAGCTACATCGAGCCGCATCAGGGCGCGGCCACCGGCGTGGGTGGCATCCTGCGCGATGTGTTCACCATGGGCGCGCGGCCCATCGCGGCGATGAACGCGCTGAGCTTCGGCCTGCCGTCGCACCCCAAGACCGCCCATCTGGTCAAGGGCGTGGTCGAAGGCATCGGCAGCTATGGCAACGCCTTTGGCGTGCCCACCGTGGGCGGCGAAGTGCGCTTTCACGCGGCCTACAATGGCAACTGCCTGGTCAACGCCTTTGCCGCCGGTCTGGCCGATGCGGACAAGATCTTCTATTCCAAGGCCAGCGGCGTGGGCATGCCCGTCGTCTACCTGGGCGCCAAGACCGGCCGCGACGGCGTGGGCGGCGCCACCATGGCATCGGCCGAATTCGACGATACGATCGAGGAAAAGCGCCCCACCGTGCAGGTCGGCGACCCCTTCACCGAAAAGCGCCTGCTGGAGGCGTGCCTGGAGCTGATGGCCTCGGGCGCCGTCATTTCCATTCAGGACATGGGCGCAGCGGGCCTGACCTGTTCGGCGGTGGAAATGGGCGACAAGGGCGGCCTGGGGATCAAGCTGCAACTCGACCATGTGCCTCAGCGCGAACGCGGCATGAACGCCTATGAAATGATGCTGTCCGAAAGCCAGGAGCGGATGCTCATGGTGCTGAAGCCCGAGAAAGAGGCCGAGGCGCGGGCGATCTTTGTCAAATGGGATCTGGATTTCGCCATCGTCGGCGAAACCATCCCCGAAGACCGTTTCCTGATCCTGCACGGCAACGAGGTCAAGGCCGACCTGCCGCTGTCGAAACTGTCGTCGAACGCGCCCGAATATGACCGGCCGTGGGTGGAAACCCCGGCAGCCGCGCCGCTGGGCCCGATCCCCAAGGCCGACCCGATGGAGGCGCTGCGCGCGCTGATCACCTCGCCCAGCTATGCGCACAAGGGCTGGGTGTGGGAACAGTATGACAGCCAGGTCGGCGCCGATACCGTCGTCACCCCCGGCCTGCCTGCCGGCGTGGTGCGCGTGCATGGCACGGCCAAGGCGCTGGCCTTTACCAGCGACGTGACCCCCCGCTATGTCAAGGCCAACCCGTTCGAGGGCGGCAAGCAGGCGGTGGCCGAGGCCTATCGCAACCTGACCGCCATGGGCGCCCTGCCGCTGGCCACCACCGACAACCTGAACTTCGGCAACCCCGAAAAGCCCGAGATCATGGGCCAGTTCGTCGGCGCGATCAAAGGCATCGGGGCGGCGGTGGCGGCGCTGGACATGCCGATCGTGTCGGGCAACGTGTCGCTGTATAACGAAACCGATGGCCGGGCGATCCTGCCGACCCCCACCATCGGCGCCGTCGGCCTGCTAGCCACGCTGGACGAGTTGATCGCGGGCGAACCCGATACCGGCGATGTCGCGCTGATGATCGGGGCCAGCACCGGGCACCTGGGCCAGTCGGCCCTGCTGGCCGAGTTCTGGGGCCGCGAAGATGGCGACGCCCCCCCTGTCGATCTGGCCGCCGAACGGCGCAACGGCGAATTCCTGCGCGCCAACCGCGCGCTGGTGCGCGCCGCGACCGACCTGTCGGACGGTGGCCTTGCGCTGGCCGCCTTTGAAATGGCCGAAGGCGCCGGCGTCGGGATCGCGCTGGACGATGGCGCCCTGCCCTGGCTGTTCGGCGAGGATCAGGCGCGCTATCTGGTCGCCTGCACCGTCGAAAACGCCAAGGCGCTGATCGAGGCGGCCTCGGTCGCCGGGGTGCCGGTGCAGCCGGTCGGCCGGTTCGGCGGCGGCTACATGCGCATGGGCAATGCCGAGGCGCCGCTGGCCGAACTGTCGCGCCTGTATCGCGGTGCCTTTGCCGCCGCCATCGGCGACGCATGA
- a CDS encoding class I SAM-dependent methyltransferase: MNHSGDDVLQKAVMDRLEDFQASIRTYRRTTRRPPTFLRDGVAPRMRDDAFAKARVFPDRETMMLDVVAKGGIGAELGVQAGNFSRFLLDGLAPSRLYLFDLAADPIRQDVKADPRVSLHIGDSSSNLAARRETVFDWIYIDGDHSLTGARKDAQAALQRIRPGGLLIFNDYTPWSIAEAMPYGVIPVVNELVNEGLNFEAIALSPWGYFDVTLRAPG, translated from the coding sequence ATGAACCACTCTGGTGATGATGTTCTGCAAAAGGCGGTGATGGACCGGCTGGAGGATTTCCAGGCATCCATCCGAACGTATCGGCGCACGACACGGCGTCCGCCGACATTTCTGCGCGATGGTGTGGCGCCGCGCATGCGCGACGATGCCTTTGCCAAGGCCCGTGTCTTTCCCGACCGCGAAACGATGATGCTTGATGTGGTGGCCAAGGGCGGCATCGGGGCCGAACTGGGGGTTCAGGCCGGCAACTTTTCGCGCTTCCTGCTGGACGGGCTGGCACCATCGCGCCTGTACCTGTTCGACCTGGCAGCCGACCCCATACGCCAGGATGTAAAGGCCGATCCGCGTGTCAGCCTGCATATCGGGGATTCGTCCAGCAACCTTGCGGCACGGCGCGAGACGGTCTTTGACTGGATCTATATCGACGGCGACCATTCCCTGACGGGCGCCAGGAAGGACGCGCAGGCCGCCCTTCAGCGGATCCGGCCCGGCGGGCTGCTGATATTCAACGACTACACGCCGTGGTCCATCGCCGAAGCGATGCCCTATGGGGTCATTCCGGTGGTGAACGAACTGGTCAACGAAGGCCTGAACTTCGAAGCCATTGCCCTTAGTCCCTGGGGCTACTTCGATGTCACGCTTCGGGCACCGGGCTGA